One genomic window of Fusarium keratoplasticum isolate Fu6.1 chromosome 3, whole genome shotgun sequence includes the following:
- a CDS encoding PAS domain-containing protein codes for MAASMHALSPSLARNLSSSRQSSPRQSAMAPRAPPTMNPWEVNALNYEFPEQGSLNPDGTMVTSATTWRQVQDPVIYPGLYAPSGIDIMTVLLRVVGRPNPQVDLGPVDCSVALVLCDMLQADAPIIYVSDSFSELTGYSSHEVMGRNCRFLQSPPGGQRASKRSSDKSAIRRMRQAVFSGQEIQLPVTNYKKHGQPFKNLLSIIPVPVDSSGSQYCVGFLCETD; via the exons ATGGCAGCCTCAATGCACGCTTTGTCGCCCTCACTAGCTCGGAATCTTTCTTCTTCACGGCAATCCTCCCCTCGTCAGTCCGCCATGGCGCCCAGGGCGCCGCCCACTATGAATCCATGGGAGGTGAACGCCCTCAAC TATGAGTTTCCTGAACAGGGTTCTCTAAACCCCGATGGCACCATGGTAACATCAGCTACCACCTGgcgccaagttcaagatccCGTCATATACCCGGGTCTTTACGCTCCCAGCGGGATTGATATAATGACGGTCCTG CTTCGCGTCGTTGGACGGCCAAACCCTCAGGTCGATCTCGGTCCCGTCGACTGCTCTGTCGCCCTTGTCCTCTGTGACATGCTCCAGGCCGACGCTCCCATCATCTACGTCTCCGACTCCTTCTCCGAGCTTACCGGCTACTCTTCCCATGAGGTGATGGGTCGCAACTGTCGCTTCCTGCAATCCCCTCCAGGAGGACAGCGAGCCTCTAAGAGGAGCTCGGACAAGTCTGCCATCCGTCGCATGCGTCAGGCCGTGTTCTCCGGGCAGGAGATTCAGCTGCCCGTGACCAACTACAAGAAGCACGGCCAGCCCTTCAAGAACCTCCTGTCTATCATCCCGGTTCCGGTGGATAGCAGCGGTTCTCAATACTGTGTTGGTTTCCTTTGTGAGACAGATTAA